The region CTTACAATGTAGAAAAGTAATATTTAACTGTGTTAGACTGTAGTGCAAGATGTAACCAGGAGTATGTGTTCTATCAGTCTGTTAAAGCCAGGTGGGGgagtgttctttatctcttaCATGACCCATCCCTCATAACTCTGGGGGAATATCCTCTGTTAATGGACCACCTGTTAGAaccagctggggcagttctctgctgttcatggggcaggtttctttatctctgccacagccaatcctccctccaggagatctcttctgttcatggccactgagtgtccctgcatggctgagaaaattccatcatcccatggggagaggctctgcccaggggaggagccaagcattcctacctggatccaatctgaccttggaacagcacagcagcctttgcccactgcattcccagaggagcagctttctgccccactgcattcccagaggagcagctttctgccccactgcattcccagaggagcagcctttgcccactgcattcccagaggagcagctttctgccccactgcattcccagaggagcagctttctgccccactgcattcccagaggagcagctctctgccccactgcattcccagaggagcagctttctgccccactgcattcccagagggagcccaggcccatccacagcagccctggagctccagaggaaaactccagccttgtgcaggatcctgctccagcagaagcacagctggcactgcaggagggctgagcccccatggaatggcactgctgccaccaccttGACCCACaggtgccagggcctgctctgactctggcagggttgttttgtaatgctgcattttattttaattttcctaataaagaactgttattcctattcccatatatTTTtgctgagagccccttaatttcaaaattataataatttgggggtttacattttccatttgaagggaggctgctgctttccttagcagacacctgtcctTTCCAACCAAGACATTAACAAAATCTACAATAACTCACTTGAAACAACACTCACACTTggtcaaaattaattttgacagGACAAAATGAACTTAATAGAACTCAGACCTAAAAGCATATCAAATTAATAGAATGTAATTTAACATTACTCAAAATCTAACAACACTGGGGCTTAACTTTATGTAATTTTGCCAACCCCTAATTTGcattaaatgaaaacataacagaactgaaaataaatctcaACAAAACTGGAATAGAACAGGAAATAGTTTAAAGTGAAGAACAATTAAAAAGGACATTGTCCAAACTCAGTAACACTAAAACTTAACAGAGATTAATTTAACAAAATCAACTGAAGATAACTCATCCTTAATCAAATTAACAGAACATATCTTAGTATTACTCAAATCTGACAATATTGGACCTTAACTTTGCTTAATCTTACTAATGATAAATCTGCAGACAATCTGAGAACAGAATGATTTTTCTAGAGGGATTAAAAAGGGTCTGACAAATCTGTTGTAATTTTATGTAATGTAGATTCTCAGGTATAAGTAAAGATTAAAGATTACTCACGGCAAACACTTTTAGATATATAAATTTCTAGAGTTGTGCCAATAAACCAGGTGCATGATTAAAACAACTTTGTCTGCTTGAGCAGCAAAATTTTTTTGTGAGCTAATTATTTCTAAACTTTGAAGAACTACTGCCGATAAATTCAAGGTTATAAGACTTAGTTAAGAACTTAAAATTAATTGCTGCAAATAATCTTGGGAGAAGAGGAGAGCTGCGGGCTGGGTACGGGAGCGGCCGTGATTCTGAGGGagtgctggcagctcccctTGCCCTTTGGCCCTCTGGTTCTCGAGGCAATGCCCCAGGTGAGGAGGGGCAGGAAGGCTCCCCCGGATGGCTGGGAGCTGATCGAGCCCACGCTGGACCAGCTGGGTCAGCAGatgagagaagtggagatggaGCTGCATGAAGGGAAGAGGAACATGGAGTCCCTCTGGCCCATCTCCAGGAATCCCGTTTCATCTTTGATCTCTTCCCCACGAGGAAAGCAATCAGCAGAGAGCTCTATGAGTACCGCACCAAGGAGGTGACAAAAACCTGATTGCCAAGTGGGAGAAGCCGGGCTATGGGAACCTCTGCTGCCTGCGCTGCATCCAGACTTGGGACACCAACTTTGGGACCAACTGCATCTGCAGGGTCCCCAAAAGCAAGCTGGAAGTGGTGAGTCTCCAGCTTGTCCTGAGTTATCCCACCTCGGGGATGGCAGAGGGGGTAGTGCTGTTCTTCCTGGTCAtttcctctgcctttgctgGTAGAATTGGTGTCCAGCTGGTGCTGAAGTTACCGTCAGCTTTGGCATTCATTTCAGGTGGTTAAGAGTATGGGAAATAGCACCAAACTGTGGATACCCTTCCCACCCagagccattccctgcctcaAGGTCCgagcctgctgctctggctgtggctTGGCTGTAACACCCTCCtcatgtttgttttccaggGCACAATCATGGAGTGCACTCACTGTGGAtgcagaggctgctctgggtgAAGCCTTTTGCCATCAAACTTGTTTTTTCAACTCTGAGGGacat is a window of Vidua macroura isolate BioBank_ID:100142 chromosome 13, ASM2450914v1, whole genome shotgun sequence DNA encoding:
- the LOC128814082 gene encoding LOW QUALITY PROTEIN: protein BUD31 homolog (The sequence of the model RefSeq protein was modified relative to this genomic sequence to represent the inferred CDS: inserted 2 bases in 2 codons), producing the protein MPQVRRGRKAPPDGWELIEPTLDQLGQQMREVEMELHEGKRNMESLWPIXQESRFIFDLFPTRKAISRELYEYRTKEXDKNLIAKWEKPGYGNLCCLRCIQTWDTNFGTNCICRVPKSKLEVGTIMECTHCGCRGCSG